A portion of the Pleuronectes platessa chromosome 15, fPlePla1.1, whole genome shotgun sequence genome contains these proteins:
- the LOC128457323 gene encoding von Willebrand factor A domain-containing protein 7: MSSQLAVLCLLLLHTGAHGFAILPGKSESHLEITAAAILNVVVQVCRDLAQAEGTDFTFPSQPYTTNAVAVACNAQKSSRSFLLGVTSVILRNVRVDLRHALNGSFHFDDEMFVQGRRIIAEGVQAVKASSKQDNFQAAREKLGEILHPLQDFYSHSNWVELGKKFPNSNLIRPDTSIGNLADISRATCRNCDGDDCTNNILEDVIAQGILTSGYFGVVPVVSTKPDGKCSHGGRVDQTSNISPKGGINKDTFDSNHGHLHTEAANMAVAATGQLLDDVRGAAGDRTFLQMLGISKGSSKALCFVIDTTKSMSDDIEAVRSVTSSIINSEVGTENEPSTYILVPFGDPEFGPLTKTTDPQVFKNAINSLSLTGGGDDAEMSLSGLKLALTAAPFNSEIFVFTDAPAKDKHLKSALIALIERTQTVVNFMITDSNVTNLRILRDKTRRWRAIATSDAQVYRDLAQASGGQAIEVTKTELPVATSIITESTSSSLVTLLQAARNPGKTENFFFRVDVSVTNPRVYITGRSVTFTLISPNGESQQSTDATGSLITSSQSVGNFRSLRIKTEVGPWEIRMVSTNPYTLKVIAQSPVDFLLDFVEASQGPFAGYDTLDTRPRAGVNGTLLVTLTGSDSGKLTEVTLVDSSGSKEVNGVVESQGSGNFLVRVDQMPSEEFVVRVKGQDGSSSSGIFQRQTPTNFRASNVTISADSNPILVPGILFSVPFTVTTGGTGGNFTIRATHNQQRFNSVSPTSLILVSGNSTDGTVEITAPLNTPSGTDFTLTIEAEAPGGADTNYVMLRFSVLNKVTDFTKPVCQLLSLQSRCSGACNSSTWELSVQVTDGDDGVGVERVSLKQGNGSLNASQAAGNANIMLVSYRASCCSPDMELLAVDRVGNVGLCFYSLTGNPPAALSSSTKVTQSLFLFLSMVVFWLHVTTVGGDSVTPGKL; this comes from the exons ATGTCGTCGCAGTTGGCCGTGTTGtgcctcctgctcctgcacacCGGGGCTCATGGCTTCGCGATATTACCCGGGAAATCTGAGAGTCACCTGGAAATCACTGCGGCTGCAATCTTAAATGTTGTTGTGCAAGTGTGCCGTGATCTGGCTCAAGCTGAAGGGACAGACTTCACATTTCCT tcgcAGCCTTACACCACAAATGCTGTTGCTGTTGCATGCAACGCCCAAAAATCCTCCAGGAGTTTCCTGCTGGGCGTCACATCTGTCATATTACGGAACGTACGGGTGGACCTCCGCCATGCACTCAACGGGAGCTTCCACTTTGACGATGAAATGTTTGTGCAAGGAAGGAGAATCATCGCAGAGGGAGTCCAGGCCGTCAAGGCGAGCAGCAAGCAAGACAACTTTCAGGCAGCGAGGGAGAAACTGGGGGAGATTTTACATCCATTACAG GATTTCTACAGTCATAGTAACTGGGTGGAGCTGGGGAAGAAATTCCCAAACTCGAACCTGATCCGACCCGATACCAGCATTGGAAACCTAGCAG ATATAAGCAGAGCAACGTGTCGAAACTGTGATGGAGACGACTGCACCAACAACATTCTGGAGGACGTCATAGCGCAGGGGATACTGACCTCCGGTTATTTTGGTGTTGTGCCTGTGGTCTCAACCAAACCAGATG GGAAATGCAGCCACGGAGGACGGGTGGATCAAACAAGCAACATCAGCCCTAAAGGTGGAATCAACAAAGACACATTTGATTCCAATCACGGACATCTCCACACTGAAGCAGCAAACATGGCCGTAGCTGCAACCGGTCAGCTGCTAGACGACGTCCGAGGGGCCGCCGGCGACAGAACCTTCCTCCA GATGTTGGGAATCTCCAAAGGATCCAGTAAAGCTCTTTGTTTTGTGATCGACACGACAAAGAGCATGAGTGATGACATTGAGGCAGTGCGGAGTGTCACTTCCTCCATAATCAACAGCGAAGTGGGAACGGAGAACGAGCCCTCCACTTACATTCTTGTACCGTTCGGTGACCCAG AATTTGGGCCGTTGACGAAGACGACAGACCCGCAGGTGTTCAAGAACGCTATCAACTCCCTGTCGCTAACTGGTGGAGGAGACGACGCAGAGATGAGTTTGTCTGGGCTCAAG CTGGCTCTAACCGCTGCTCCCTTCAACTCCGAGATCTTCGTCTTCACTGATGCGCCTGCTAAAGACAAACACCTTAAAAGTGCATTGATTGCACTCATAGAGCGAACTCAAACAGTG GTGAACTTCATGATTACTGACTCAAATGTGACCAATCTTCGGATTCTGAGAGACAAAACCAGGAGATGGAGGGCGATCGCCACATCAGACGCTCAGGTGTACAGAGACCTGGCTCAGGCTTCAGGAGGTCAGGCTATTGAAGTCACGAAAACTGAGCTCCCCGTGGCCACCAGCATCATAACAGAGTCCACCAGCTCCTCATTG GTGACCCTCCTGCAAGCAGCCAGGAACCCGGGCAAAACCGAGAATTTCTTCTTCAGGGTCGATGTGTCGGTAACAAACCCGAGAGTTTACATCACCGGGCGATCTGTCACTTTCACTCTCATCAGCCCCAACG GTGAATCACAGCAAAGCACCGACGCAACAGGGTCACTGATCACCTCGTCGCAGTCTGTGGGAAACTTCCGCAGTCTGCGTATAAAAACAGAAGTTGGACCATGGGAAATAAGAATGGTGTCGACTAATCCCTACACTCTGAAGGTCATAG CTCAGAGTCCTGTTGACTTCCTGTTGGACTTCGTGGAGGCGTCGCAGGGCCCATTCGCTGGATACGATACACTTGACACACGCCCCAGAGCTG GTGTGAACGGTAccttgttggtgactttaacgGGGAGTGACTCTGGTAAGCTGACAGAAGTCACCCTGGTTGACTCAAGTGGGTCAAAGGAGGTAAATGGAGTTGTGGAGTCACAGGGAAGCGGAAATTTCTTGGTCCGGGTTGACCAGATGCCGTCGGAGGAGTTTGTGGTGCGGGTGAAGGGGCAAGATGGCAGCTCTTCATCAGGCATCTTCCAAAGGCAAACGCCTACCAACTTCAGAGCCTCTAATGTGACTATCAGC gCCGATTCAAATCCCATCCTAGTTCCAGGAATACTATTCTCTGTGCCCTTCACCGTGACGACCGGTGGAACCGGGGGGAACTTCACCATCCGAGCCACCCACAACCAACAACGTTTTAACTCAGTATCTCCAACCTCTCTAATCCTGGTATCTGGAAACAGTACCGACGGCACAGTGGAAATCACAGCACCGCTCAACACGCCATCTGGAACTGATTTCACCCTGACCATTGAGGCCGAGGCTCCAGGGGGCGCTGACACCAACTACGTCATGCTGCGTTTCTCGGTTCTTAACAAG GTGACCGATTTCACCAAGCCGGTGTGCCAGCTGCTCAGCCTGCAGTCCCGGTGCTCTGGTGCCTGCAACTCATCGACCTGGGAGCTGTCGGTGCAGGTGACTGACGGGGATGACGGGGTGGGTGTCGAGCGTGTCAGCCTCAAACAAGGAAACGGCTCCTTGAACGCCAGCCAGGCCGCTGGCAACGCAAACATAATGCTGGTGTCCTACAGGGCGTCTTGCTGCTCACCTGACATGGAGCTGCTGGCTGTGGATCGGGTGGGAAATGTAGGCCTCTGTTTCTACTCTCTCACAGGGAATCCGCCAGCTGCCCTCTCTTCATCCACCAAAGTCACTCAAtcactctttcttttcctgagCATGGTGGTGTTCTGGCTCCATGTTACGACTGTGGGGGGGGATTCAGTGACTCCAGGAAAGCTCTGA